The proteins below are encoded in one region of Citrobacter enshiensis:
- the emrD gene encoding multidrug efflux MFS transporter EmrD: MKRQKSVNLLLMLVLLVAVGQMAQTIYIPAIADMARELNVREGAVQSVMAAYLLTYGLSQLVYGPLSDRVGRRPVILVGMSIFMLATLVAITTHSLTVLIAASAMQGMGTGVGGVMARTLPRDLYEGTQLRHANSLLNMGILVSPLMAPLIGGLLDTMWNWRACYIFLLVLCAGVTVSMARWMPETRPTGAPRTRLITSYKTLFSNGAFTCYLLMLIGGLAGIAVFEACSGVLMGAVLGLSSMVVSVLFILPIPAAFFGAWFAGRPNKRFSTLMWQSVISCLLAGVMMWVPGWFGVMNVWTLLIPAALFFFGAGMLFPLATSGAMEPFPFLAGTAGALVGGLQNIGSGVLAWLSAMMPQTGQASLGMLMTFMGLLILLCWLPLASRVSHQEQAV, encoded by the coding sequence ATGAAAAGGCAGAAAAGCGTCAATTTGTTGTTGATGTTGGTATTACTTGTCGCAGTGGGTCAGATGGCGCAAACCATCTATATCCCGGCAATTGCCGATATGGCGCGTGAACTGAATGTCCGCGAAGGGGCCGTACAAAGCGTGATGGCCGCCTACCTGCTGACGTACGGTCTGTCACAGCTGGTTTACGGCCCACTTTCCGACCGTGTCGGGCGTCGCCCGGTGATCCTCGTCGGCATGTCCATCTTTATGCTGGCCACGCTGGTCGCCATCACCACCCACAGCCTGACGGTGCTGATTGCCGCCAGTGCGATGCAGGGCATGGGGACCGGCGTTGGCGGGGTGATGGCGCGTACCTTACCGCGCGATCTGTATGAGGGCACACAACTGCGCCACGCCAACAGCTTGCTGAATATGGGGATTTTGGTCAGCCCGTTGATGGCTCCGCTGATCGGCGGTCTGCTGGACACTATGTGGAACTGGCGCGCCTGTTACATCTTTCTGCTGGTCCTCTGCGCAGGTGTCACCGTTAGCATGGCACGCTGGATGCCGGAAACCCGTCCGACGGGCGCACCGCGCACACGGCTTATCACCAGCTACAAAACCCTGTTCAGCAACGGCGCGTTTACCTGTTATTTACTGATGCTGATCGGCGGCCTGGCCGGGATTGCCGTCTTCGAGGCCTGCTCCGGTGTACTGATGGGTGCCGTATTAGGTTTAAGCAGCATGGTGGTGAGCGTCTTGTTTATTCTGCCGATCCCGGCGGCGTTTTTCGGCGCATGGTTTGCCGGTCGTCCCAATAAACGCTTCTCCACGCTGATGTGGCAATCGGTGATCAGCTGCCTGCTGGCAGGCGTGATGATGTGGGTCCCTGGCTGGTTCGGCGTGATGAACGTCTGGACGCTGTTGATCCCGGCTGCGCTGTTCTTCTTCGGCGCAGGCATGTTGTTTCCGCTGGCAACCAGCGGGGCGATGGAACCTTTCCCGTTCCTGGCCGGAACAGCCGGTGCACTGGTAGGTGGCTTGCAAAACATCGGCTCTGGCGTGCTGGCGTGGCTCTCCGCGATGATGCCGCAAACCGGGCAAGCCAGCCTCGGGATGTTGATGACCTTTATGGGGCTGTTGATTTTACTGTGCTGGCTCCCACTGGCGTCTCGTGTATCCCATCAGGAGCAGGCGGTTTAA
- a CDS encoding DMT family transporter: protein MTSLKTPVAMTLSVFCILLFAALLHASWNAIVKAGNDKLYSAIGVSGSAALMALVCLPFAPPPAVASIPFLAASTVLQVVYTVLVAKTYQVSDMSQTYPLMRGSAPLLVAIISVLFLGDSLSSLAWVGIVVICIAILGMAFNGHASSRQGVVLALINACFIAGYTLVDGTGVRLSETALGYTLWTFFLNGSCLLSWAMIARRQEAARYLVQHWKKGIFGGIGTMGSYGLALWAMTQSPLAVVAALRETSILFGALIAWLLLKERVVGLRLVAAGGIAAGAMLLRLA from the coding sequence ATTACATCCCTTAAGACACCTGTCGCCATGACCCTTTCCGTTTTCTGCATTTTGCTGTTCGCCGCGCTGCTGCACGCCAGCTGGAACGCCATCGTGAAAGCAGGAAACGACAAGCTCTACTCGGCGATTGGCGTCAGCGGTTCTGCGGCATTAATGGCGCTGGTTTGTTTACCTTTTGCCCCGCCGCCTGCCGTTGCCAGCATCCCCTTTTTAGCCGCCTCTACCGTGTTACAGGTGGTCTATACCGTTCTGGTCGCCAAAACCTATCAGGTTTCGGATATGAGCCAAACCTATCCCTTAATGCGCGGTTCCGCTCCGCTGCTGGTCGCGATAATCAGCGTACTGTTTCTCGGCGACAGCCTCTCCTCACTGGCCTGGGTCGGTATTGTGGTGATCTGCATTGCCATCCTCGGTATGGCCTTCAACGGCCACGCCAGTTCCCGGCAGGGCGTGGTTCTGGCCCTGATTAACGCCTGTTTTATTGCCGGATATACGCTGGTGGACGGGACGGGCGTACGACTGTCGGAAACCGCGCTGGGATACACCTTGTGGACATTCTTCCTCAATGGCTCCTGCCTGTTGAGTTGGGCGATGATTGCCCGACGCCAGGAGGCCGCACGCTACCTGGTGCAGCACTGGAAGAAGGGGATTTTTGGCGGCATCGGCACCATGGGCTCTTACGGACTGGCGCTGTGGGCGATGACACAATCCCCCCTGGCGGTGGTCGCCGCGCTGCGCGAGACCTCTATTTTGTTCGGCGCGCTTATCGCGTGGCTATTGCTCAAAGAGCGGGTCGTCGGGTTGCGTCTCGTCGCCGCAGGCGGTATTGCCGCTGGCGCCATGCTGCTTCGCCTTGCTTGA
- the tisB gene encoding type I toxin-antitoxin system toxin TisB, with translation MSLVDIAILILKLIVAALQLLDAVLKYLK, from the coding sequence ATGAGCCTCGTGGATATCGCTATTCTTATCCTGAAACTCATTGTTGCTGCACTGCAACTGCTTGATGCTGTTCTGAAATACCTCAAGTAA
- the ivbL gene encoding ilvB operon leader peptide IvbL, with amino-acid sequence MNPSMLTATLLKTAQPAAVVVVRVVVVVGNAP; translated from the coding sequence ATGAACCCTTCCATGCTAACCGCGACCCTACTAAAAACTGCGCAACCTGCCGCAGTGGTCGTCGTGCGTGTGGTGGTGGTCGTCGGCAATGCGCCGTAG
- the ilvB gene encoding acetolactate synthase large subunit, with the protein MASSGTTSTRKRFTGAELIVHLLERQGITVVAGIPGGSILPVYDALSQSTQIRHILARHEQGAGFIAQGMARTDGKPAVCMACSGPGATNLVTAIADARLDSIPLVCITGQVPASMIGTDAFQEVDTYGISIPITKHNYLVRDIHELPQVMSDAFRIAQSGRPGPVWIDIPKDVQTATIELEALPPAAEKSPSPEFSAESIRDAAAMINAAKRPVLYLGGGVINAPARVRELAEKAQLPTTMTLMALGMLPKAHPLSLGMLGMHGARSTNFILQEADLLIVLGARFDDRAIGKTEQFCPNANIIHVDIDRAELGKIKQAHVAIQADVDDVLAQLIPFIDVQPREEWHRTVADLQREFPGAIPQESDPLSHYGLINAVAACVDDCAIVTTDVGQHQMWTAQAYPLNRPRQWLTSGGLGTMGFGLPAAIGAALANPDRKVLCFSGDGSLMMNIQEMATASENQLDVKIILMNNEALGLVHQQQSLFYKQGVFAATYPGMINFMQIAAGFGLETCDLNNEADPQAALQAIISRPGPALIHVRIDAEQKVYPMVPPGAANTEMVGE; encoded by the coding sequence ATGGCAAGTTCGGGTACAACATCCACACGTAAGCGCTTTACGGGCGCAGAGTTGATCGTTCATTTACTGGAACGCCAGGGTATCACCGTGGTGGCCGGGATCCCGGGCGGTTCGATTCTCCCCGTCTACGACGCCTTAAGCCAAAGCACGCAAATCCGTCATATCCTGGCGCGTCACGAACAAGGCGCGGGGTTTATTGCGCAGGGTATGGCGCGAACTGATGGCAAACCCGCTGTTTGTATGGCCTGTAGCGGACCGGGGGCGACGAACCTGGTCACCGCCATTGCCGATGCGCGTCTCGACTCCATTCCGTTGGTGTGTATTACCGGTCAGGTACCGGCCTCCATGATTGGTACCGACGCTTTCCAGGAAGTGGACACCTACGGCATTTCTATCCCCATCACCAAGCACAACTATCTGGTCAGAGATATTCACGAATTGCCGCAGGTGATGAGTGATGCTTTTCGCATTGCCCAGTCGGGACGCCCGGGGCCGGTGTGGATAGACATTCCTAAGGATGTGCAGACCGCCACGATCGAGCTGGAAGCACTGCCGCCTGCGGCAGAGAAATCGCCCTCGCCGGAATTCAGCGCTGAAAGTATTCGTGACGCCGCCGCGATGATTAATGCGGCAAAACGCCCGGTGCTGTATCTCGGCGGCGGTGTCATCAATGCACCTGCCCGTGTGCGCGAACTGGCGGAAAAAGCGCAGTTACCGACCACCATGACCTTAATGGCGCTGGGTATGTTGCCAAAAGCGCACCCGCTGTCGTTAGGCATGCTGGGTATGCATGGCGCACGCAGCACCAACTTTATCCTGCAAGAGGCGGATTTGCTGATTGTTCTGGGCGCGCGTTTTGATGACCGGGCGATTGGTAAAACGGAGCAGTTCTGCCCGAACGCCAACATTATTCATGTCGATATCGACCGCGCGGAGCTGGGGAAAATCAAGCAGGCGCATGTGGCGATTCAGGCCGATGTGGATGATGTTCTGGCCCAGTTGATCCCATTCATTGACGTGCAACCGCGTGAGGAGTGGCACCGGACGGTGGCGGATTTGCAGCGTGAATTTCCGGGGGCGATCCCGCAAGAGAGCGATCCGCTCAGCCATTATGGGCTGATTAATGCCGTGGCTGCCTGCGTGGACGACTGCGCGATTGTCACCACCGATGTGGGGCAGCATCAGATGTGGACGGCGCAGGCGTATCCGCTCAACCGTCCTCGCCAGTGGCTGACCTCTGGTGGACTGGGCACCATGGGCTTTGGCCTGCCGGCGGCGATTGGCGCCGCGCTGGCGAACCCTGACCGTAAGGTATTATGTTTCTCCGGCGATGGTAGCCTGATGATGAATATTCAGGAGATGGCGACCGCCAGCGAAAATCAGCTGGATGTGAAAATCATTCTGATGAACAACGAAGCGCTGGGTCTGGTCCATCAGCAGCAGAGTCTGTTTTACAAGCAGGGCGTCTTCGCCGCCACCTACCCAGGGATGATCAACTTTATGCAGATTGCTGCCGGATTTGGTCTGGAAACCTGTGATTTAAATAACGAAGCTGACCCGCAGGCGGCGTTGCAGGCGATTATCTCCCGTCCGGGACCGGCGCTGATTCATGTGCGTATTGATGCGGAACAAAAAGTGTATCCGATGGTGCCGCCGGGCGCGGCAAATACAGAGATGGTGGGGGAATAA
- the ilvN gene encoding acetolactate synthase small subunit: protein MQKQSHENVILELTVRNHPGVMTHVCGLFARRAFNVEGILCLPIQNSDQSRIWLLVNDDQRLEQMISQIDKLEDVAKVVRNQSDPTMFTKIAVFFE from the coding sequence ATGCAGAAACAGTCACATGAAAACGTCATTCTGGAACTCACCGTGCGTAACCATCCGGGGGTAATGACCCACGTCTGCGGCCTGTTTGCCCGTCGCGCCTTTAACGTGGAGGGCATCCTCTGTTTGCCGATCCAGAACAGCGACCAAAGCCGTATCTGGCTCCTGGTCAATGACGATCAACGTCTTGAACAGATGATTAGCCAGATTGATAAACTGGAAGATGTCGCGAAAGTGGTGCGTAACCAGTCAGATCCGACCATGTTTACTAAGATTGCCGTCTTTTTCGAGTAA